A genomic segment from Lignipirellula cremea encodes:
- the hisN gene encoding histidinol-phosphatase, with product MSSTTPPAAVQERLKFAVGMARQAGQGTLELFQQASLRVEMKEDRSPVTQADRAAELQMRAAIAEAFPDDAVLGEEFEPTNGTSGYRWILDPIDGTKSFICGVPLYATLVGLEHEGESVAGVIYIPALQEMVYAAVGGGAWYAVGDAAPQQTFVAKNAQLKSGVFVTSQVDTFAQRGAGQAYLDLEAAAYITRSWGDAYGYLLVATGRADVMVDPMMNVWDAAAVAPIICEAGGAFTDWQGKATIHSGEGIGASAAVLEEVLAITRPCPRLS from the coding sequence ATGAGCTCGACCACGCCGCCCGCCGCTGTTCAGGAACGCTTGAAATTCGCCGTAGGGATGGCCCGTCAGGCGGGCCAGGGGACGCTGGAACTGTTTCAGCAGGCTTCCCTCCGGGTGGAAATGAAAGAGGATCGCTCCCCCGTCACCCAGGCGGATCGGGCGGCCGAACTGCAGATGCGGGCCGCAATCGCCGAGGCGTTCCCCGACGACGCCGTACTGGGGGAAGAGTTCGAACCGACGAACGGAACTTCGGGCTACCGCTGGATCCTGGACCCGATCGACGGCACCAAGTCGTTCATTTGCGGCGTGCCGCTGTACGCCACGCTGGTCGGACTGGAACACGAAGGGGAAAGCGTCGCCGGCGTGATCTATATTCCGGCCCTGCAGGAAATGGTTTACGCAGCCGTCGGCGGCGGCGCCTGGTATGCGGTGGGCGATGCAGCCCCACAGCAGACATTTGTCGCCAAGAATGCCCAACTGAAGTCGGGCGTGTTCGTCACGTCGCAGGTCGATACGTTCGCCCAGCGGGGAGCCGGCCAGGCGTATCTGGATCTGGAAGCGGCCGCCTACATCACCCGGTCCTGGGGCGATGCTTACGGTTATCTGCTGGTGGCGACCGGCCGGGCCGATGTGATGGTCGACCCGATGATGAACGTGTGGGACGCAGCCGCCGTCGCTCCGATCATTTGCGAAGCGGGCGGCGCCTTTACGGACTGGCAGGGGAAAGCCACGATCCATTCGGGCGAAGGGATCGGGGCCAGTGCGGCCGTGCTGGAAGAGGTGCTGGCGATTACTCGCCCTTGTCCGCGGCTGTCGTAA
- a CDS encoding metal-sulfur cluster assembly factor gives MALTEDHVREELKKVIDPELFVNIVDLGLIYVVTLEPVEDDKQKVLIEMTMTSPMCPAGPQLIANSKQVVEQLEEVDHVEVKIVMDPPWTPDRMTDDAKDQLGIF, from the coding sequence ATGGCCCTCACCGAAGACCATGTGCGTGAAGAACTCAAAAAAGTGATCGACCCGGAACTGTTCGTCAATATTGTCGACCTGGGCCTGATCTACGTGGTCACGCTTGAGCCGGTCGAAGACGACAAGCAGAAGGTGCTGATCGAAATGACCATGACCAGCCCCATGTGCCCCGCCGGTCCGCAGCTGATCGCCAACAGCAAGCAGGTCGTCGAGCAGCTGGAAGAAGTCGACCACGTCGAAGTCAAAATCGTGATGGATCCGCCCTGGACCCCCGATCGTATGACGGACGACGCCAAGGATCAGCTTGGCATCTTTTAA
- a CDS encoding non-heme iron oxygenase ferredoxin subunit, which translates to MSDFVELARVSDIPDPGKQVFEVDDRLVVLFHVGGQFFCLEDLCTHDGGSLGDGTFADHAIACPRHGAQFDIRTGAALTMPATEATPCHEIRVDGDKVMVRLAD; encoded by the coding sequence ATGTCTGATTTTGTTGAGTTGGCCAGGGTGTCGGACATTCCCGACCCGGGCAAGCAGGTGTTTGAAGTCGACGACCGCCTGGTCGTGCTGTTCCATGTCGGCGGTCAGTTCTTCTGCCTGGAAGATTTGTGCACGCACGACGGCGGCTCGCTGGGCGACGGAACCTTTGCCGATCATGCCATCGCCTGCCCGCGACACGGCGCCCAGTTTGATATCCGCACCGGCGCCGCGCTCACCATGCCGGCGACCGAAGCGACCCCCTGTCACGAGATCCGCGTCGACGGCGACAAAGTCATGGTCCGCCTGGCCGACTAA
- the sufD gene encoding Fe-S cluster assembly protein SufD, whose protein sequence is MSTTMELDFSQAGFEAFLNSRNEPEWLTQRRRAAWEKFTELDWPNRRAEEWMRTDIRLFNLDKHHLPGDGPQVEPPPALLSEGVELAGSAVTLDSRSVQTHLDPRWADKGVLFGSLEELAAEHGELIQKHLMTKAVDPNYDRFAALHAACWAGGVLLYVPRGVCVDQPFHALSAMSDNGVDLSHLLVILEEGAEATFITEHQSYGENDRGLHCGAVELILAPRSNLRFVNLQNWGKGVWHFAHQNGVVDRDAMLQWTVGAIGSRLAKVNQHVELVGPGADCQVNGVMFTEDKQHLSYHTQQHHAAPSCHSNFLYKAALQDKSRTVWRGMIKVDPKAQKTDGYQRNDNLLLSTDARADAIPGLEILADDVRCTHGSTSGRVDEELIFYARCRGFTRREAIRAIVIGFFQQVFDRVTIESVREALSLAVARRVREYE, encoded by the coding sequence ATGTCCACCACTATGGAACTCGATTTCTCTCAAGCCGGTTTTGAGGCGTTTCTCAATTCCCGCAACGAGCCCGAATGGCTCACGCAACGCCGCCGGGCCGCCTGGGAAAAGTTCACCGAACTGGATTGGCCCAATCGTCGCGCCGAAGAGTGGATGCGCACCGATATCCGCCTGTTCAACCTGGACAAGCACCATCTGCCGGGCGACGGCCCGCAGGTCGAACCGCCGCCCGCCTTGCTGTCAGAAGGCGTGGAGTTGGCTGGCTCCGCCGTGACGCTCGACAGCCGCTCCGTGCAAACGCACCTGGATCCCCGCTGGGCCGACAAAGGCGTGCTGTTCGGCAGCCTGGAAGAGCTGGCGGCCGAGCATGGCGAGCTGATCCAGAAACACCTGATGACCAAAGCGGTCGACCCCAACTACGATCGCTTCGCCGCGCTGCATGCGGCCTGCTGGGCCGGCGGCGTGCTGCTGTACGTGCCCCGCGGCGTCTGCGTCGACCAGCCGTTCCACGCCCTGAGCGCCATGAGCGATAACGGCGTCGACCTGAGCCATCTGCTCGTCATTCTGGAAGAAGGCGCCGAAGCGACCTTCATCACCGAACATCAAAGCTACGGCGAGAACGATCGCGGCCTGCACTGCGGGGCGGTCGAGCTGATCCTGGCCCCGCGCTCCAACCTGCGGTTCGTCAACCTGCAGAACTGGGGCAAAGGCGTCTGGCATTTCGCCCATCAAAACGGCGTCGTCGACCGCGACGCCATGCTGCAGTGGACGGTCGGAGCGATCGGCTCCCGTCTGGCCAAAGTCAACCAGCATGTCGAACTGGTCGGCCCTGGCGCCGATTGCCAGGTAAACGGCGTGATGTTCACCGAAGACAAACAGCACCTGTCGTACCACACCCAGCAGCACCACGCGGCCCCGTCCTGCCATAGCAACTTCCTCTACAAGGCCGCCCTGCAGGACAAGTCGCGGACCGTGTGGCGGGGGATGATCAAGGTTGATCCCAAGGCCCAGAAGACCGACGGCTATCAGCGGAACGATAACCTGCTGCTGTCCACCGACGCCCGGGCCGATGCGATTCCCGGGCTGGAAATCCTGGCCGACGACGTCCGCTGCACGCACGGCTCGACCAGCGGCCGGGTCGACGAAGAACTGATCTTTTACGCCCGTTGCCGCGGCTTTACCCGTCGCGAGGCGATTCGCGCCATTGTGATTGGCTTTTTCCAGCAAGTGTTTGATCGCGTTACAATCGAGAGCGTTCGCGAAGCGTTGTCTCTGGCCGTTGCCCGTCGCGTGCGTGAGTACGAGTAA
- a CDS encoding lipoate--protein ligase family protein: MKLLELTLPTAAENIALDEALLEQAEAAGHPDETLRLWMSPEPIVVIGRSSQVEVEVHLEDCDARRIPVLRRCSGGASIVAGPGCLMYALVLSYDLRPTLRAIDEAHRLVMSTIAQSLRSVQADVDVQGVCDLTLGERKFSGNALRCKRTHLLYHGTLLLDFPLEEIGRCLRTPPRQPDYRRRRNHDDFVANLRLPEAPVRQALINAWAAEFRRETWPQAKVAALVAEKYADDEWNRRR, encoded by the coding sequence ATGAAGCTGCTGGAACTGACTCTGCCCACCGCGGCCGAGAACATCGCGCTCGATGAAGCGCTCCTGGAACAAGCCGAAGCCGCCGGCCATCCGGACGAAACGCTTCGCCTGTGGATGTCGCCTGAGCCGATCGTGGTGATCGGCCGCTCTTCACAGGTCGAGGTCGAAGTGCATCTGGAAGACTGCGACGCCCGGCGGATCCCCGTGCTGCGGCGATGCAGCGGAGGCGCCTCGATTGTCGCGGGGCCCGGGTGTTTGATGTACGCCCTGGTGCTGAGCTATGACCTGCGTCCCACATTGCGGGCGATTGACGAAGCCCATCGCCTGGTGATGTCGACCATCGCTCAGTCGCTGCGCAGCGTGCAGGCCGATGTCGACGTGCAGGGAGTGTGCGATCTGACGCTGGGTGAACGGAAGTTTTCCGGCAATGCGCTGCGCTGCAAGCGGACGCATCTGCTGTACCACGGCACGCTGCTGCTGGACTTTCCGCTGGAAGAAATCGGGCGATGTCTGCGAACGCCGCCGCGGCAGCCCGACTACCGCCGCCGTCGGAATCATGATGACTTTGTCGCCAATTTGCGACTGCCCGAAGCGCCCGTTCGCCAGGCGTTAATCAATGCCTGGGCGGCCGAATTTCGGCGAGAAACCTGGCCGCAGGCCAAGGTCGCCGCGCTGGTCGCCGAGAAATACGCCGACGACGAATGGAACCGTCGGCGGTAG
- a CDS encoding helix-turn-helix transcriptional regulator — MSEQLLSSDSEVLDLLRQNQSMTVNDLAAALEVTPTAVRQRLTRLLAQNYIARIATKVGRGRPSHHYSLTPQGRRTGGSNFADLAMALWDEIRQIAAPEIRRGLLERVSRRLATSYAAEIEGNTLTERMESVSSLFRQREIAFTVDRSGDLPILKALACPYPELAERDRSICAMESILFSELLGEKLKLTQCRLDGDACCTFEGKEPAAEELSDSLIGG, encoded by the coding sequence ATGAGTGAGCAACTGCTGTCCTCCGATTCCGAAGTGCTGGATCTGCTTCGCCAGAATCAGTCGATGACGGTCAATGATCTGGCAGCCGCGCTCGAAGTTACGCCGACCGCCGTTCGCCAGCGACTGACTCGTTTGCTCGCCCAGAATTATATCGCCCGGATCGCCACCAAGGTGGGACGAGGGCGGCCCAGCCATCATTACTCGCTCACGCCCCAGGGGCGACGCACGGGCGGGTCCAATTTTGCCGACCTGGCGATGGCGTTATGGGATGAGATTCGCCAGATTGCCGCGCCGGAAATTCGTCGCGGCTTGCTGGAACGGGTATCCCGTCGATTGGCGACGTCCTACGCCGCAGAGATCGAAGGGAACACCCTTACCGAACGGATGGAGTCGGTATCGTCGCTGTTTCGGCAGCGCGAAATCGCCTTTACGGTTGATCGCTCCGGCGATTTGCCGATCCTCAAAGCGCTGGCCTGTCCTTACCCGGAGCTGGCGGAGAGAGACCGTTCGATTTGTGCGATGGAAAGCATCCTGTTTTCCGAGTTACTGGGGGAAAAACTGAAACTCACCCAGTGTCGCCTTGATGGCGACGCGTGCTGTACGTTTGAAGGAAAAGAACCTGCCGCCGAGGAATTAAGCGACTCGCTGATCGGTGGTTAG
- the sufC gene encoding Fe-S cluster assembly ATPase SufC codes for MTDILTIKNLHVAVDGSPILKGVNLVIKRGETHALMGPNGSGKSTLGYAIMGHPKYEVTEGSIDLNGDDVLEMSPDERARLGLFMAFQRPVAIPGVKMADFLRHATTNVRNPERKEGEDLIPMREFRKELTAKMSQLKIDREFARRYVNDGFSGGEMKRAEILQLAMLQPKFAILDETDSGLDADAVKLASESIAEIGREKMGLLIITHHDKLLEGNPPDYTHVILGGRIVETGGFELAQELHSQGYDRIRKQYPQAAADNKAMAEDSETASV; via the coding sequence ATGACTGACATTCTGACCATTAAAAACCTGCACGTGGCGGTCGATGGCTCGCCGATCCTCAAAGGGGTCAACCTGGTCATCAAACGCGGCGAAACGCACGCCCTGATGGGCCCAAATGGTTCGGGCAAAAGCACGCTCGGTTACGCCATTATGGGACATCCCAAATACGAAGTCACGGAAGGCTCCATCGACCTCAACGGCGACGACGTGCTGGAAATGTCCCCCGATGAACGGGCCCGCCTGGGGCTGTTCATGGCGTTCCAGCGCCCCGTGGCGATCCCGGGCGTAAAAATGGCGGACTTCCTGCGTCATGCGACCACCAACGTCCGCAATCCGGAACGGAAAGAAGGCGAAGACCTGATTCCCATGCGGGAGTTCCGCAAGGAACTGACCGCCAAAATGAGTCAGCTGAAGATCGACCGGGAGTTCGCCCGACGGTACGTCAACGACGGTTTCTCCGGCGGCGAAATGAAGCGGGCGGAGATCCTGCAGCTGGCCATGCTGCAGCCGAAGTTCGCCATTCTCGATGAAACCGATAGCGGACTCGACGCCGACGCGGTCAAACTGGCCAGCGAAAGCATCGCGGAAATCGGCCGCGAGAAAATGGGCCTGCTGATCATCACCCACCACGACAAACTGCTGGAAGGCAACCCGCCCGACTACACCCATGTGATCCTGGGCGGCCGGATCGTGGAAACGGGCGGCTTTGAGCTGGCGCAAGAACTGCACTCGCAAGGTTACGACCGCATCCGCAAGCAGTACCCGCAAGCCGCAGCCGACAACAAGGCGATGGCCGAGGACAGCGAAACCGCGTCCGTCTAG
- a CDS encoding NADH-quinone oxidoreductase subunit B, translated as MTNPAESQTRAHPFIEGLFEEGLTITTIEQAINWGRQASIWPMTFGLACCAIEMMAAGASRYDMDRFGAGAFRATPRQADLMIVAGTVTYKMASRVRRLYNLMPDPKFVIAMGACTVGGGPYFKYGYHVVKGVDLVVPVDVYVPGCPPRPEALLEGLMRIQDKIRGQKIRRRNAETTEDMLPVPHHSGYVQAPADQAPLTDHQKITG; from the coding sequence ATGACAAACCCCGCAGAATCCCAGACCCGCGCTCATCCCTTTATCGAAGGGCTGTTTGAAGAAGGGCTGACGATCACCACCATCGAGCAGGCCATCAACTGGGGACGCCAGGCCAGCATCTGGCCGATGACGTTCGGTCTGGCCTGTTGCGCCATTGAAATGATGGCGGCCGGAGCCAGCCGTTACGACATGGACCGTTTTGGAGCCGGCGCCTTCCGTGCGACGCCCCGCCAGGCGGATCTCATGATCGTCGCCGGCACGGTGACCTACAAAATGGCCAGCCGCGTTCGCCGCCTTTACAACCTGATGCCCGATCCCAAGTTTGTTATCGCCATGGGCGCCTGCACCGTCGGCGGCGGACCGTACTTCAAGTACGGCTACCATGTGGTCAAAGGGGTCGACCTGGTGGTGCCGGTCGACGTTTACGTGCCGGGTTGCCCGCCGCGTCCGGAAGCGTTGCTGGAAGGGCTGATGCGTATCCAGGATAAAATCCGGGGCCAGAAGATTCGCCGCCGCAACGCGGAAACCACGGAAGACATGCTGCCTGTGCCGCATCATTCCGGCTACGTCCAGGCGCCTGCCGATCAGGCTCCGCTCACCGATCATCAAAAAATCACCGGCTAA
- a CDS encoding alanine/glycine:cation symporter family protein, with protein sequence MSIRRRPGARSPMLFGGGLLLLALAVSIALPFAPANRLFSQETDPPASPAAETPGESDTSPPPETADSVQKAGAEVPDAVAPGLPPDRVINTDKQEAKSTFEKIDAGFAAAVAFTEKILFYRLGASQRPYIETFPEVFYIRDFGVTDDKVPFLPLNEPYFNRQTQETEAELTTDEIAALQARGRLIVKEFKAEGSSTVEVSPIRDGWVAGRDVQYVTIKTGKSQKYVGLKNAAGDTVYHLQLPLRERISENPEDQRTAAQVLAMAGRSELKLDNSEVSRLLLQVLGFDKAGKTSAELASQLRLPESVVLWQLGTLSQDKLVQESVKFGLAPGSPTGDDLAALPEADQKVFQALAEASPQTSVALAEQFKEKTHVTVERLLRLMNAKKLERVEVRWTLTESGQAAADRAGKDIAPAYRFSEQIGGAPVVVIWLAMGSLLFTLYLRGVNIWAFGHAIQVVMGKYDNPEEPGEVTHFQALSSALSATVGLGNISGVTIAMTLGGPGAFFWMLVSGLLGMTSKFVECTLGQKYRSVKEDGTVLGGPMQYLYEGLRGLGLGPLGLVLSILFAVMCVMASFGGGNMFQANQAASTALSVVQKGDRDQLSALNVEIEKVAEAKDFHRLGELQSQKTQLDQRMKAFAKSFNPVFGVMLAIAVGAVIIGGIKRIAAAASKVVPTMCLLYAGACMFIVLAHIAQVPNLIMLIFERAFSPTALGGGIVGVMVVGIQRAAFSNEAGVGSAAIAHSAAKTDEPVREGTVALLGPFIDTIIVCSMTALVILITGAWDNETWIVEQGLTGAALTTQAFETEISWFPYILGVAVVLFAYSTIISWSYYGERCWERLFGAGSILFYRFLYVGAVILGAIVNLGSVLDFSDMMILSMAFPNILGCLMLAPQVRRDLLDYWKRYRAGTFKTFK encoded by the coding sequence ATGTCCATCCGTCGTCGACCTGGCGCCAGGTCTCCCATGCTGTTCGGTGGCGGCCTGCTGCTGCTCGCACTGGCCGTTTCCATCGCGCTGCCTTTTGCCCCTGCGAACCGCTTGTTCTCCCAGGAGACCGACCCGCCGGCCTCGCCGGCTGCCGAGACGCCAGGCGAAAGCGACACTTCCCCACCGCCGGAAACTGCGGACAGCGTTCAAAAGGCGGGTGCAGAAGTTCCCGACGCAGTCGCTCCCGGCTTGCCGCCGGATCGGGTGATCAACACCGACAAACAGGAAGCGAAATCGACGTTTGAAAAGATCGACGCCGGTTTTGCCGCCGCGGTCGCCTTTACCGAGAAGATCCTCTTCTATCGCCTGGGCGCCAGTCAGCGGCCATATATTGAGACTTTCCCGGAGGTGTTCTACATCCGCGACTTTGGCGTCACGGACGACAAGGTTCCTTTTCTGCCCTTGAATGAGCCGTATTTCAACCGGCAGACCCAGGAGACCGAAGCAGAACTAACGACCGACGAGATCGCCGCCCTGCAGGCTCGCGGCAGGCTGATTGTGAAGGAGTTCAAGGCGGAAGGTTCGTCGACGGTCGAGGTCTCTCCCATCCGCGACGGCTGGGTCGCCGGCCGGGATGTGCAGTACGTGACGATCAAAACCGGGAAGTCGCAGAAGTATGTCGGCCTGAAAAACGCCGCGGGAGATACGGTCTACCACCTGCAGTTACCCCTGCGGGAGCGAATCAGCGAGAATCCCGAAGATCAACGGACAGCGGCCCAGGTGCTGGCAATGGCGGGCCGGAGCGAGCTGAAGTTAGACAACAGCGAGGTCTCTCGCCTGCTGCTCCAGGTGCTAGGGTTCGACAAGGCGGGGAAAACCAGCGCGGAGCTGGCCAGCCAGCTGCGTCTTCCGGAATCGGTCGTCCTCTGGCAACTGGGGACGCTTTCCCAGGACAAGCTGGTGCAGGAGTCGGTCAAGTTCGGTCTGGCCCCGGGGTCGCCCACGGGGGACGATCTGGCGGCGTTGCCTGAGGCCGATCAGAAGGTTTTCCAGGCGCTGGCGGAAGCCAGCCCCCAGACCTCGGTCGCACTCGCGGAACAGTTCAAAGAGAAGACGCACGTTACTGTGGAGCGGCTGCTGAGGCTGATGAATGCGAAGAAGCTGGAGCGGGTCGAAGTGCGGTGGACGCTGACCGAATCCGGCCAGGCGGCCGCCGATCGGGCCGGCAAGGACATCGCGCCGGCTTACCGTTTTTCCGAGCAGATCGGCGGCGCCCCGGTGGTGGTGATCTGGCTGGCGATGGGCTCCCTGCTGTTCACGCTGTACCTGCGGGGCGTCAATATCTGGGCGTTCGGGCATGCCATCCAGGTCGTCATGGGCAAGTACGATAACCCCGAAGAACCGGGCGAGGTGACCCATTTCCAGGCGCTCTCTTCGGCCCTGTCGGCGACCGTCGGGCTGGGGAATATCTCCGGCGTGACGATCGCCATGACGCTGGGCGGGCCGGGCGCCTTTTTCTGGATGCTCGTTTCCGGCCTGCTGGGCATGACGAGCAAGTTCGTTGAATGCACGCTCGGCCAAAAGTATCGTTCCGTCAAAGAAGACGGCACCGTCCTGGGCGGACCAATGCAGTATTTGTACGAAGGGCTTAGAGGCCTGGGGCTGGGCCCGCTGGGGCTGGTCCTGTCGATCTTGTTCGCCGTGATGTGCGTGATGGCCAGCTTCGGCGGCGGCAACATGTTCCAGGCCAACCAGGCCGCGTCGACCGCCTTGAGCGTGGTGCAGAAAGGCGATCGCGACCAGCTGAGCGCCTTGAACGTCGAAATCGAAAAGGTCGCCGAAGCCAAGGATTTTCATCGACTGGGCGAGCTCCAGTCCCAGAAGACGCAGCTCGATCAGCGCATGAAAGCCTTCGCCAAAAGTTTCAACCCAGTGTTCGGCGTGATGCTGGCGATTGCCGTGGGGGCGGTCATCATCGGCGGGATCAAGCGGATCGCAGCCGCCGCTTCCAAAGTGGTGCCGACCATGTGCCTGTTATATGCGGGCGCCTGTATGTTCATTGTGCTGGCTCATATTGCGCAGGTGCCCAATCTGATCATGCTGATATTTGAAAGGGCGTTCTCCCCCACGGCCCTGGGAGGCGGGATCGTCGGGGTGATGGTGGTCGGCATTCAGCGGGCCGCCTTTAGTAATGAAGCGGGCGTCGGCAGCGCGGCGATCGCCCATTCCGCCGCCAAGACCGATGAGCCGGTGCGCGAAGGGACGGTCGCCCTGCTGGGGCCGTTTATCGACACGATCATCGTTTGTTCTATGACGGCCCTGGTGATTCTGATCACGGGCGCCTGGGATAATGAGACCTGGATCGTTGAGCAGGGTCTAACCGGGGCCGCGCTCACCACGCAAGCCTTTGAGACGGAGATTTCCTGGTTCCCCTATATTCTGGGGGTAGCGGTGGTGCTGTTCGCCTATTCGACGATCATCTCCTGGAGCTACTACGGCGAACGCTGCTGGGAGCGACTGTTTGGCGCCGGCAGCATTCTCTTTTATCGTTTCCTGTATGTGGGGGCCGTTATTCTGGGTGCGATCGTAAATCTGGGCTCCGTGCTGGATTTTTCGGACATGATGATTTTGTCGATGGCGTTCCCTAACATCCTCGGCTGTTTGATGTTAGCGCCGCAGGTCCGGCGGGATCTGCTGGATTACTGGAAGCGATATCGGGCCGGAACGTTCAAGACTTTCAAATAG
- the sufB gene encoding Fe-S cluster assembly protein SufB — protein sequence MATDITTPADGIGEINKYDFRTESNAVFKAKKGLNAEVVHQISDIKDEPDWMREFRLRSFEIFESKPMPKWGGAVDLDFQDIYYYLKPTDHQGRSWDDVPQEIKDTFDRLGIPEAEKKMLAGVKAQFESEVVYGSVKQELTDQGVIFTDTDTAVREHPELLREYFGKIIPPEDNKFAALNSAVWSGGSFIYVPPGVKIEFPLQAYFRINAENMGQFERTLIIVDEGAQVHYVEGCTAPMYSTESLHSAVVEISCKRKSRCRYTTIQNWANNIYNLVTKRAMAYADATMEWVDGNLGSKLTMKYPAVYMMEPGARGEILSIAFSSKGQHQDAGAKLVHCAPDTSGQIISKSISKNGGRSSYRGLVRVEKGAKNSKSNVVCDALILDPDSRSDTYPYIEINEQDVSVGHEASVSRIGEEQLFYLTSRGLSESEASTMIVNGFIEPLVKELPMEYAIEMNRLIQLQMEGSVG from the coding sequence ATGGCTACTGATATCACCACTCCCGCCGATGGCATCGGCGAGATCAATAAATACGACTTCCGCACCGAATCCAACGCGGTGTTCAAAGCCAAAAAAGGCTTGAACGCCGAAGTGGTGCATCAAATCTCCGACATCAAAGACGAACCGGACTGGATGCGGGAATTCCGCCTGCGGTCGTTCGAAATCTTTGAGTCGAAGCCCATGCCCAAATGGGGCGGAGCCGTCGATCTGGATTTCCAGGACATCTACTACTACCTGAAGCCGACCGATCACCAGGGCCGCTCCTGGGACGACGTGCCCCAGGAAATCAAGGACACCTTCGATCGCCTGGGCATTCCCGAAGCCGAAAAGAAAATGCTCGCCGGCGTCAAGGCGCAGTTCGAAAGCGAAGTCGTTTACGGCTCCGTCAAGCAGGAACTGACCGACCAGGGCGTGATCTTCACCGATACCGACACGGCCGTTCGCGAACATCCCGAACTGCTCCGCGAATACTTCGGCAAGATCATTCCGCCGGAAGACAACAAATTCGCCGCGCTCAACTCGGCCGTCTGGTCGGGCGGATCGTTCATCTACGTTCCCCCAGGCGTCAAGATTGAGTTCCCGCTCCAGGCCTATTTCCGCATCAATGCGGAGAACATGGGCCAGTTCGAACGGACCCTGATCATCGTCGACGAAGGCGCCCAGGTGCACTACGTGGAAGGCTGCACGGCCCCCATGTACTCGACGGAAAGCCTGCACTCGGCCGTGGTGGAAATCAGCTGCAAACGCAAATCGCGTTGCCGTTACACCACGATCCAGAACTGGGCCAACAACATCTATAACCTGGTGACCAAGCGGGCCATGGCTTACGCCGACGCCACCATGGAATGGGTCGACGGCAACCTGGGCAGCAAGCTCACCATGAAGTACCCGGCCGTCTACATGATGGAGCCCGGCGCCCGCGGCGAAATCCTGTCGATCGCCTTTAGTAGCAAAGGCCAGCATCAGGACGCCGGCGCCAAACTGGTGCATTGTGCTCCCGACACCTCGGGCCAGATCATCTCCAAGTCGATTTCCAAAAACGGCGGCCGCAGCAGCTATCGCGGCCTGGTCCGTGTCGAAAAAGGCGCCAAAAACTCAAAGAGCAACGTCGTTTGCGACGCCCTGATCCTCGACCCGGATAGCCGCAGCGACACGTACCCGTATATCGAAATCAACGAGCAGGATGTGTCGGTCGGCCACGAAGCCAGCGTGTCCCGCATTGGCGAAGAACAGCTGTTCTATCTGACCAGCCGCGGCCTGTCGGAATCGGAAGCCAGCACCATGATCGTGAACGGCTTCATCGAACCGCTCGTCAAAGAGCTGCCGATGGAATACGCCATTGAAATGAACCGCCTGATCCAGCTGCAGATGGAAGGCTCCGTCGGCTAA